One Campylobacter sputorum genomic window, CAGGAAGGATAATATTTGTCCCAAATAACTACATTTTCACAGATCTTATAGCAAACTATACTCACTATGGAATGAAAACTGTTTGGGATGGCATAGATATAATGATAACTTTTGAATCAAATCATAAAAAAGCAATGTATATTATCAAAAATATAGCTAGAAAATACTCTAAGGGTTATACAGATATAGCAAAAAAAGAGATGAATAAATTAAGAAGCCAGTATAGTATAAAAAATCCAAATGTAGAGCCAAGGATTTTTAGTTTTTTTGAGCCTTATGGTATAAATATAAGCGTGTGGTATATGGCAAATGCTTACACAGTTCTTTCTCTTAGAAGTACCATAAGTTTTGAGATAATTGAAGCTATCAAGATGGAAAGCGATATAGAAATAACTTATCCAAAACAGACACTTTTTATGAATAAAACAAGCAAAAAAATGCCAGATATCCCAAAACAAATTGGCGAGGAGTTGTTGTATTGAGAGTTTATATAAAGACTTTTGGATGCAGAACAAATATTTATGATAGCGAACTTATCAAGCAATACGCTAGTGATGCTGCGATTGTTGAAAATGAAAAAGACGCTGATATAATCATAGTAAATTCTTGCACTGTGACAAATGGAGCTGATTTTGATTGTAGAAACTATATCCATCATGCAAAAGCACTTGGTAAAAAAGTTATAATGACTGGCTGTGGTGCGATTAGTAGAGGAAAAGAGCTTTATGATAACGGCGATTTGTTTGGTGTTTTTGGAATGTCGCAAAAAAAAGATATAAACAAATTTATAAACTCAAAAGCCCCCTTTTATGATATTGGAAATTTACAAAATGTTGATGAAAATGCTTTAAATTCCTATAATGACAAAACAAAAGCTTTTATCAAGATTCAAGAAGGTTGTAACTTTAGATGTAGTTACTGCATAATACCAAGTGTTAGGGGCAAATCAAGAAGTATGAATGAAGAGGGCATTATAAATGAAGTTTCATCTCTTGTAGACAATGGCTTTAGTGAGTTTGTATTAACTGGTACAAATATAGGAAGTTATGGCAACGATACAAACTCAACTCTTGGCAAACTTCTTGGCAAACTTGGAAATATAAAAGGTCTAAAGCGTATAAGACTTGGAAGTTTAGAGCCAAGCCAAATAGATGATAGCTTTAAAGAAATTTTAAATGAGAGTTGGTTAGGGCGGCATCTTCACATTGCCATTCAGCATACTAGTCAAAAAATGCTCAATATAATGAGAAGAAGAAATAAATTTAGTAGCGATTTAGAGCTTTTTACTTCGCTTAATGAGCTAGGATTTGCTCTTGGAACAGATTTTATAGTCGGGCATCCAGGAGAGAGCGAAGAAATTTGGGATGAAGCATTAGAAAATTTTAAAAAAATGCCTTTAACTCATCTTCATGCTTTTGTGTATTCAAAGCGTGAAAATACGCATTCTGCAACCTTAACTAATAATATAAATGGCATTGTTTCAAAAGAGCGTTTAAAACTTATTAAAAAAATAACTGAGAATAATTGTGTAGAATTTAGAAATAAACATAAAAAACCACTTGAGATATTGGTTGAAAGATTAAAAGGTGATTATTACGAAGGATATGATCAATATTATATAAAGTCTCGTATAAAATCTAATAAAAATTTGGCTAAAAAATGGATAAAGGTTGATGAATATGATATCAAAAATGAAGCAAATTACTGCAAATTTTAAATTTACTAAAATTAAAATAGTTATCATTTTAGCGTTTATTTTAGCTATACTTTTCGGTATTGTTGTTTTTAAAAATTCACCAAAAACTATAAGTTTAAATGCGTTTGATGCTTTGGTTGAACAAAATGTTGTATCAAAGGCGTATATAAAAGATGATTTTTTGATAGTCATTGTAAACAACCAAGCTTACCAAGTTTTATCTAATGGGGTAGATTTTAATAAAACTCTACGCAAAATTCCTATAGATCAGGTAAAAAGCAGTGAATTTTTGGATATATCTTTAGGTATTGTTATATTTTTTATGCTTTGTATAACAATATTTTTTATTGTTAGAAAGTATAAGCAAAAAACTTCCCAAACTGAAGTTCTTCAAAAAAATGAAGATATAGAAAATATCATAAACTCATCTTTAACGCCTGTTATTTCAAATGTTAAATTTGATGATGTTGCAGGTATTGATGAGATAAAAAATGAGTTAAGTGAAATTGTTGATTTTTTGAAAAATCCATCTAAATATAGACATTTTGGTATAAATTTACCAAAGGGTGTTTTGATGGTTGGACCTCCTGGAGTTGGAAAAACACTTATTGCAAAAGCTGTTGCTGGTGAAGCAAATGTGCCATTTTTTTATCAAAGTGGTTCAAGTTTTGTTCAAATTTATGTAGGAATGGGTGCAAAAAGAGTTAGAGAACTTTTTGCTAAAGCTAAATCTTACGCACCTTCTATAATATTTATCGATGAGATTGATGCAGTTGGTAAAGCAAGAGGTGGCGGCAGAAATGATGAAAGAGAAGCTACGCTAAATCAGCTTTTAACTGAAATGGATGGATTTGAAGATAGCTCTGGAGTTATTGTGATAGCTGCAACAAACAAAATAGAGATGATGGATGATGCTTTGCTTAGATCTGGTAGATTTGATAGGCGTATTTTTATACCAATGCCAGATATACAAAGTAGGGCGGCTATTTTAAAAACATATCTAAAAAATAAACAAAGTGAAGTTGATATAATGAGTATTGCAAAATCAACCGTAGGGTTTAGCGGTGCGGGTATCGCAACACTTGTAAATGAGGCTGCAATACATGCTATTAGAATGGGTGGAGGGCTAATAACAAATGATGATTTTGAAGCTGTTCAAAAAAGTGTTTTATATGGAAAAAGAAAAACAATAACCTATAGTGATGAAGAAAAAGAAATTTTATCTATTTATCAGGCTGCTAAGGCAATCTGTGCTTTTTGGCTTGATTTTAAATTTGAAAAATTTTCTATGTTAGAAGATAAATTTATAAATGTAGAACACTCAATTGAGTCTAAAAAACATCTACTTGCTAAAATCAAGGTTTATTTAGCTGGTATGGCAGCACTTAAAATTTATAGAAATGATTTGTATTCAAATTCTAAAAATGATCTTGAAGAGGCAAAACAAATAGCTCATAAAATAGCTTATGAATATGGTATGTCCCAAAGCATTTTCCCAAATCAAGTAGAAGTTGAAAATATCATAAATGAAGCCTTTAATGAAATAAGTGAGTATTTAATAGGTGTAAAAGAGCAGCTTTTATCGGTAGGAGCTTATATTTATAAAAATGAAAGTATAGAATATGCTGCGTTAAAAGAGATTTTAGGACAAACTTACAAATAAAATAAAAGGAAAAGTATGATAAAAATAGGCATTTTAACTATGAGCGATAGAGCAAGTGAGGGCATTTATGAGGATTTATCTGGAAAGGCTATAAAAGAGCTTTTAGAGGAGTGGATAGTTAGCCAAATGAAATTTGATTATAGAGTTATATCAGATGATTTTGAGCTTATAAAACAAAATTTAATATCATTAAGTGATGAATTTAAAGCAGATTTGATAATCACAACTGGCGGAACAGGACCAGCAAAAAGAGATGTAACTCCTGAAGCAACTGAAGCGGTTTGTGAAAAAATGATGCCAGGATTTGGCGAATTAATGAGAATGGAAAGTTTAAAATATGTCCCAACTGCAATTTTGTCGCGTCAAACAGCTGGCATAAGAGGAAATAGCTTTATTATAAATTTACCTGGCAATCCAAAATCTATAAAAGAGTGTCTAGAGCCAGTATTTCCAGCCATTCCTTACTGCATTGATTTGATAGGCGGCTCATATATACAAACCGATGAAAATAAAATGAAAGTTTTTAGACCTAAAAAGAAGAAATAAATTTAAATTTTGTGCTAAATATATAGTTTTAGCACAAAATTCATTTTAGTTTTTATTTGTGAAATTTAAAAAATAGCTCTATTATTTATTTTAAATATTATGAATTTTGTTTCATTTTTTTAATCCATTCATCTAGTGTTTTTTCAAAGCCTATCCCACTAGAAGTATAAAATTTAACTATTTTTTCTGTGTATTTTTGTTCTACCCAACCACCGAAATCATGTGGATATAGATAGTTTTTTATATTTGGATTTGTATTGATAAGGTATTTTGGAATTTTCATGGCTTTATTGTTTTTAACATAATCCAATGCTTTATTTATCGCTGTGTAACTTGAGTTTGATTTTGGCGAACTTGCTAGATACACCACACATTGTGCTAGTGGAATTCTAGCTTCTGGAAAACCTATATTTTTTACTATATTTAGAGTTGATGAAGCTATATTTAGTGCATTTGGATTTGCATTTCCTATATCTTCACTTGCAAGTATTGCTAAGCGTCTAGCGATAAAATCGGCACTCTCGCCACTATTTATAAGTCTTGCTAAGTAGTAAAGTGATGCATCTACATCGCTTCCTCTAATGCTTTTTATGAAAGCACTTGCTAATTCGTAGTGCGTATCATCGCTACTAACTCCTTCATTTATCGCATTTGCTCTTAATGTTTTTAGTGTGTGTAGCTCTATGTCGTTTGAAATTTCAAGCCCAAACTCAAGTAAATTTAGCATAGACCTTGCATCTCCGCCACTACTTTTTATAAGATAGTCTTTTGCTTCTTTGTTTATATTAAATTTTACTTTTTCTTTTATTCTTTGTAGTAATTTTTCTAAATTTAAGCTTGTTAATGTTTTAAACTCAAATAACATGGAGCGACTGCGAATGCCAGAACTTAGTGTAAAAAAAGGATTTTCTGTGCTTGCTCCAATGATTAAGGCAAGATAGCTTTCCATTGGTATTAACAGGGCTTCTTGTTGTGTGCGACTTAAGCGATGAATTTCATCTATGAAAAAAAGTGGCTTAGTAAGCGAGTTTTGATGATTTTTTAAAATAGTTCTAAATGTTTCTATTTTTAAATTTCCACCATCAAATTCATAAAATTCATAATGCATCTCATTTGCTATAACTCTTGCAAAACTGGTTTTTCCGCAACCCGCAACGCCATAAAATATAGAGTGGGGTATTTTTTCATTGTTTAAAAATTTTTTAAAAATTTCTACAATCTTTTCTTGTCCGCAAATTTCATCAAGTGTTTTTGGGCGAAATTCAAGTGCAAATGCCATTAATGTATGTCTTTGTAGTTATTTAAATCCCAGTCAATTGCTTTTTTTGAGTGACTTAAAAGGTAACTATTTGCTTTTGAAAAATGCTTACAACCAAAAAATTTCCCACCAGCCAAAGGGCTTGGATGAGCCGCTGTTAAGATAAGATGTTCGTTTTCATTTAT contains:
- the mtaB gene encoding tRNA (N(6)-L-threonylcarbamoyladenosine(37)-C(2))-methylthiotransferase MtaB, with translation MRVYIKTFGCRTNIYDSELIKQYASDAAIVENEKDADIIIVNSCTVTNGADFDCRNYIHHAKALGKKVIMTGCGAISRGKELYDNGDLFGVFGMSQKKDINKFINSKAPFYDIGNLQNVDENALNSYNDKTKAFIKIQEGCNFRCSYCIIPSVRGKSRSMNEEGIINEVSSLVDNGFSEFVLTGTNIGSYGNDTNSTLGKLLGKLGNIKGLKRIRLGSLEPSQIDDSFKEILNESWLGRHLHIAIQHTSQKMLNIMRRRNKFSSDLELFTSLNELGFALGTDFIVGHPGESEEIWDEALENFKKMPLTHLHAFVYSKRENTHSATLTNNINGIVSKERLKLIKKITENNCVEFRNKHKKPLEILVERLKGDYYEGYDQYYIKSRIKSNKNLAKKWIKVDEYDIKNEANYCKF
- a CDS encoding AAA family ATPase is translated as MISKMKQITANFKFTKIKIVIILAFILAILFGIVVFKNSPKTISLNAFDALVEQNVVSKAYIKDDFLIVIVNNQAYQVLSNGVDFNKTLRKIPIDQVKSSEFLDISLGIVIFFMLCITIFFIVRKYKQKTSQTEVLQKNEDIENIINSSLTPVISNVKFDDVAGIDEIKNELSEIVDFLKNPSKYRHFGINLPKGVLMVGPPGVGKTLIAKAVAGEANVPFFYQSGSSFVQIYVGMGAKRVRELFAKAKSYAPSIIFIDEIDAVGKARGGGRNDEREATLNQLLTEMDGFEDSSGVIVIAATNKIEMMDDALLRSGRFDRRIFIPMPDIQSRAAILKTYLKNKQSEVDIMSIAKSTVGFSGAGIATLVNEAAIHAIRMGGGLITNDDFEAVQKSVLYGKRKTITYSDEEKEILSIYQAAKAICAFWLDFKFEKFSMLEDKFINVEHSIESKKHLLAKIKVYLAGMAALKIYRNDLYSNSKNDLEEAKQIAHKIAYEYGMSQSIFPNQVEVENIINEAFNEISEYLIGVKEQLLSVGAYIYKNESIEYAALKEILGQTYK
- the mog gene encoding molybdopterin adenylyltransferase, with protein sequence MIKIGILTMSDRASEGIYEDLSGKAIKELLEEWIVSQMKFDYRVISDDFELIKQNLISLSDEFKADLIITTGGTGPAKRDVTPEATEAVCEKMMPGFGELMRMESLKYVPTAILSRQTAGIRGNSFIINLPGNPKSIKECLEPVFPAIPYCIDLIGGSYIQTDENKMKVFRPKKKK
- a CDS encoding replication-associated recombination protein A, whose amino-acid sequence is MAFALEFRPKTLDEICGQEKIVEIFKKFLNNEKIPHSIFYGVAGCGKTSFARVIANEMHYEFYEFDGGNLKIETFRTILKNHQNSLTKPLFFIDEIHRLSRTQQEALLIPMESYLALIIGASTENPFFTLSSGIRSRSMLFEFKTLTSLNLEKLLQRIKEKVKFNINKEAKDYLIKSSGGDARSMLNLLEFGLEISNDIELHTLKTLRANAINEGVSSDDTHYELASAFIKSIRGSDVDASLYYLARLINSGESADFIARRLAILASEDIGNANPNALNIASSTLNIVKNIGFPEARIPLAQCVVYLASSPKSNSSYTAINKALDYVKNNKAMKIPKYLINTNPNIKNYLYPHDFGGWVEQKYTEKIVKFYTSSGIGFEKTLDEWIKKMKQNS